The Nicotiana tomentosiformis chromosome 9, ASM39032v3, whole genome shotgun sequence genome contains the following window.
tgatcttttgtataggatcctgatcggaccttgtaaatattctcatacatataaagatctctttcctttctgacttgtctttatttcatttatgcCTTGTGAAAGTTTTGTTTTACTTATGCCTTATAAaagttttgttcataagttcgaggcttaggcaatttgatcgaaacCGAACCagtgtagtttttataatcgagtgagtacttgctcgaactcggacttgggtgacccttaggttttaattgaatGAGGATGATTTTTTCAAACTCAAAAATAAActggccctttaggctcttgaattaggctgaTACGACCATAGCAAAAAAATGActttctcccccttttcggcttgaaaagtttatCGTTATATAAATTATATTGTGCCTTAACACGAAATAAAGGATTTGCTCGATAGTTCGAACTGTTTCGTACCCATTAGtattttcaagggtcgatattatcgagaccctttgcttcgtaatgccttagcataaaataaagaatttgttcgagagttcgaacgtcTTTGTATCCATTAGGGCTTTctagggtcgatattatcgagacccttaaaAATTtagtcgagggtagccttttttaaccggttCGAATGCATGTTTAATAACAGAAATCAGACGTCTCCGAACTGTGTTGatttggccatagcctttaacTTGGGATTCACCTTTTGGGCTTGTTCTCCTGTTATACTTAGAACTTTTTcaaagtatcagtccccgagtggggtgtctgtagcctataaaatcgaggattgtctttttaaggtcttacgatctcgaggtgtcgattttttggacggcagtccccgagtatcgggtaaattatttgaacttcagttgtgatcggcccttaagccagtttccaccatagatcataagtatgaaattttaaagtataatttttttaaagcatGGAGCATAttgtaaggaaaaatacttcttccaataaattatataggcgtacatgttttgccattagggctagaataatctacacggacatggttcatttgaccgtttggtcctctacaaaatttacctatcgagaccatgtcgacacgaagtattttccttgtaactattcgagggtgatgccccccattattcaaggttgattgtaaaagagcctcagatactgttaaattgctctaagttagcacgaacaatggttgcctcattaaaaaccttgccggaaaaacctatttgggataaaaactggtctaagggaaaaagagtgcaatacaTGCTTTCAGATCTAAGGACTGCGTTTGAAGAATAATTTGATGTCTTCGATCAAACatctgcaaatggttagtataaaatataaacgaaaatggagaaggtcataccttagcagtcatatcgtttgaggagtaatatgttccaattgtttggtaattgttcgccgttcatagtgccaagtttgtaggatccttttccgactaTGTCGatgaacctgatacggtccctcccagttcagaccaagttttcctttatttgggtCTCAAGTATTGAGGGTGTCCTTCCTCAGAATCAAGTCCCTGATTttgaagtgtcgaagattggttcttcgattgtagtacctttcgatccgctgtttctgtgcggccattcgaacgagggcactttccatttttcatctagaaattcgaggcttgtattcatagcctcgttatttgactcttctgttgcatatcaaaacctaacactgggttccccgacttcaaccgggatcagagcttcgacgCCGTATACTAAAGAAAATagtgttgcccccgtactggattttgacgtcgtttgatatgcccaaaggactttgggcaatatttctctccattttcccttagcatcattcaatcttttctttagattttgaatgatggttttgtttgtcgattcggcctatccgttcccactaggatgatatggcgtcgACATGATTCTTTTTATtctgtgatcttcgagaaattttgtcactttgctgccgacgaacTGCTTTCCAttatcgcatacgatctcggcaggcatcccgaatcgacatataatgtggtcccagatgaagtctatgacttctttctctctagtTATTTCGaaagcctgcgcttcaacccacttagagaaatagtcagtcataaataaaataaatttagctttacctggggccgatggtagagggccgacgatatccattctccACTttatgaatggccacggggataagactgagtggagttgctctccgggtcgGTGAATCATCGAcacatacctttgacatttgtcgcactttcgaacaaactgttttgtatatttttccatatcggcccaatagtatcctgctctgatgactttgtgaaccaatgattcagcaCCGGAATAATTACCACAAATGCCCTCGTGGATTTCTTGTAGTacgtaatcggtatctcctggtcccaaacatattgccaatggtccatctaACATCCTTCTATACAGTGTTCcgtcttcggccaatgtgaatcgtgcgaccttcgtacgtagagtcctcaaTTCCCTAGggtctgatggaagcttcccgttctttagatATTCGATATAAAgaactgaccttgaaagttgtacgacagtccccaagCTGATCTCATCGTCTttgactgatgaccccaaatttacGAGGGCATCGGCCTGGCTGTTTTGTTCTTGAGGCACATGCTGTagagtccattctttaaaccgatgtagatTCACCTGTAGTTTGTctaagtatctctgcattcgatcttctcgaacctcgaaggttctgttgacttggtttaccataaGTAAGGAGTCACATTTTGCCTCGATGACTTCTGTTCCCgaacctttagctagctcgagacctgcaatcatggcctcacactctgcctcattgttagttaacttggcagttatgatagcttgtctaattgtattaacCGTGGGtagcttcaaaatgatgcctaacccggaccccttcaAGTTTGAAGCatcgtctgtgaagagggtccacacccccaaT
Protein-coding sequences here:
- the LOC138899039 gene encoding uncharacterized protein, with protein sequence MIAGLELAKGSGTEVIEAKCDSLLMVNQVNRTFEVREDRMQRYLDKLQVNLHRFKEWTLQHVPQEQNSQADALVNLGSSVKDDEISLGTVVQLSRSVLYIEYLKNGKLPSDPRELRTLRTKVARFTLAEDGTLYRRMLDGPLAICLGPGDTDYVLQEIHEGICGNYSGAESLVHKVIRAGYYWADMEKYTKQFVRKCDKCQRCLIEDIKLFFKRSP